GCGTCGAGTCAAGTTCCCGGGAACTTCCTCCCCGACATCAACCTCCTGGCGGCCCTTGCATATGCCATCACTAGTGAGGCGCGGGACCCAGCCATGGTGAAGGGCGGATCTCGCTGTGGTCATGGCTCCCCACTCTATTATAGATCTATATATTTTCGGTGGTAGGTGAGGATAGAGAAAAGGACGAAGACAAATTATGAGCGAGAAGTGGGTGAGGACTACATATAAGTAATGTGAAGGTGCTGACCTCCCTCCTCCCATTTACTTATGAGGACCCAAACTTTCCTTTTATTTCGAGCTTTCAGTGAGGAAAATCCCGAGAAAGCGAGGGCCTCTTCCGCAAAGCATACCTTGACCTCTGCTGGGCATAACGTGCACCCCCAATGTAGGATCCGACGATCGAAAGTGGGTGGTCCGGGCCTCGAGCAGGGCAACGGGGAATTCCTCAAAACATGAGGGTCCCGCTCGAGAAACGTGTGTGGGCCACAATGCTAGGACCCATCTGCCGTGCACGTCGTGTGAGTGTGACTGACACGGGGGTAACGAAGGACCTGGGCCTACATGGTGCTCGACCGTGAGCCGTGACAGcctgccgcctcccccgcgTCACGCTTCGTCCCGAGTATTCACGTCGATGGATGTCGCCAtatcgggcgccgccgccgccgctggagccgcGGAGATcatcctcggcgccgccggagccgccggaaCTGCTGACGACGTGCAAGCAGCGCCATACGAGCCAGAACCCGCCGTCGTCGTGGACTCGTGGTGCAGCGCCGCCTAGCGCCTGGGATTGAACTGATCCCAGATGACAGTGAACTGATTTAATGATTGGACTTGACGGAGAGAGTCGGAGACACAGGCACATAGCAGCGTTGTGGGGAGATGCAGGGCCCAAATTAAACGGTGTTCCTGGTTCTTGATCACTGGAAACTGCAGAGTTTACTTGCCCAAAACTCTGATGATGTCTCCCTTAAGAAACAATTCTTGATCCATAGCATGTGCATGTCGAAGGATCAAGAATTGTCAGCTGGTTGGGTTGGTGACCACGGCGCAGAGGCAGGCAGCACAGAAGTCACAGCAGAGCCTGCGAACCCAGCAGCACGCGCGCACCACAAACCCGTGACCTGAAACCAATGGCCGCCTCcccctgcagctgcagctgcctcGCCCTGTCGCCGTCTCACATTCCCGCAACGGGCCCGTCAGGTTCAGGTTCAGGACGGTTGCTGCTGGCAGCGGCCCCCAAGCGATCGAGGCCAGACAAGGGCGCCGGTGCCCGGCTTGGTGCTCTTCCTCCACTGCCTCTTTCGCGTGCCGGCGACGCAAAACTGCAGCCAGATCCCAGACAACACTTATGCAGGGTTCAGTGCAGGCTTTCAGAGGTTCAGACAGACGGGCACCACGGCACAAACATGGCATTTGCGTCTAGCCATGCGCCATGGCAGGTGATCTTCCCCGATGGGAGCATGATTCACCAATCGGAATGCTCATTAGCACTGCTCCACCCTCTAATTGCTCTTGACATGATGCATGAGGCTCATCGTTCACGGATTTGGCAGGTCTCCATAGGGACACTGATCATCATGGTTTGCCCGGCGCCATGGCAGCAGAGGCGATGATGCCTCATGATGCAGAGCCGAAGCCATGTCGCCATGTACATTTGTCTTGCGCATATATATATGCAAAGAGCAATAGGCAAAGCTTCTCCtagttctttttttaaaaaaaagcttcTCCTAGTGCTTGGCAGCTATCATTTCACTTTGCTCCTCAGCAAAGGCCAAAGACCCCGAGAGGAAAAAGATTTCAGGTCATGATTCAGATTTGGGAGTGGGTGAAAAGTTGCTTCCGGTTCATCCATGACAAAATTGATATAATGCTCACTGACAGCCGGATTACTTACAGTACAGCATCATTTTGGTACCGTCTGAGCTATGAAGGCCTCGGATTCCAAGAGATTTTGGGGGGAACTGTCACTTTTGTTCTCTGCTACTCTGCTACTGCTAGTACTTAGCTTTGTTGAAAGGTTAAAAACAATCTACAGCCAGAGAGTAAGACAGGCAGCATTTTTTTTTCGATAAAGAAAGACAGGCAGGTAAGTGTTGTATGCACAGCTTTGCAGGAGGTTCATAGACAAGAATCCAATAAATGGAGTTGAAAGCCTACTGTAACTGTAACACCGGATGCTTCTGGTCAAATTCTGATTCTTCTTGGGCTCCTAAAGTGAGCTTGGAAACAGGAAAAGATGAAAGTTAAAGGGGGCATCaaaggagggaggaggtggtgttCATTCTCCAACCCTGCAAAGCTAGTAACTctgagaaaagaaaatgcagTATCTTGATTCAGTTTATGAATCTAGTGGCCATTCAGTTTCAGTAGATGCGTTTATGAACCAAGGGATCAGGCAAATCTCTCCTGCTGAATTTTTAGTAGCTAATAATATCAAGATCAACACAAATCACTGAGCTGTAACTTTTAGCCTGCAATTTGAGTAGCTGATCACAATGTAAATTCAGAAACAGCCATAATTTCTACTTTTTTTTAGGCAAACCTTTCCGGACATAAACTGCAACCATCCAGAAAAATTGAAAAGAGGTAAGGGAGAAAGGAAAGAGGGAGATAGTGATCATTCTCCAACTGTAAAGCTGAAGTTCAGAGAAGAAAATGCAGTATGCTGAATGAATGCATCcgtgaactttttttttgactGAAGCATTTGTGAACATTTTGCTAACAAATGCGATATAAATTAAGGTAAATTATGTGGACCAAAGTTTATAAGAATTCATAAGAGTCAGAGGATAAAACTATCCTGCAAAATTTGAGTCGCCAACAATCCAGCATCAAGACAGATGACTAAGCTCAGAGAATGATCATTCTTCATCAGAGGCGAAGTCCAGAGAAGAAAAATGCAGTATGTTGTGTCTAGAATTCAGTGGACAGTAGCACAAGGTGCAAGATGAATCAAGATTGCTGAGAATCTCAGGATCAGTACAGATTGACTATGCTCAGACTTTGGGATTTTCATTTGATTTGAGAGTTGAGACCAAACAGCAGGAACCACCTCAATTCTTACTTTTCCTTTACACAAACTTTTTCCTATGTAACTTGCAACCACTGAACATTGGCAACGTGCCCGATCCCCCGTCCACGTGTCCCACCGACAAAATCACAGCCCTATATCTCCGGATTAACCgcaaaatatacaccaataatTATTACTAATCACTCACTTGTGGGTCTCATGAGGCATGAGACCTGCCTGAACCACCATTACCCACTAAACCCAACAAAAACCCCACCTCCATCCATGTCAAGAACTCACcccctccggccgccgcacTGCGCctgcggccggcgccgccccctgccACCCTTGGCCGGGCACGCGGCcacgacggccggcggcggcgcgacgcagTTCCAGTGCGCGCagacggcggcgctggccggcacgccgccgacggcgatcCCCGTGAGGAAGTTGTCCTGCAGGAACAGCACCCGCAtcctccccgcctccgccgccgccgccacctcccgcggcACCTCCCCCGCGAACCGGTTGCCGTTGAGGTACACCGCGCCGGCCGTGGCGAGCTCGGGCGGGACGCGCCCCGAGAGCGCGTTGTGGCTGAGGTCCacggtggcgccggccgcgaCGCGCCCCGTGGGGCGGAGCTCGCCGGAGAAGGCGTTCTTGCGGAGCTGCAGGTACCCGATCCGGAACGCGAAGAGCTCCCCCGGGACCTCGCCGGAGAACCAGTTCCGGCCGAGGTCGAGGAACGCCAGCCTCGGCAGCCGCCGCAGCACGGCGCCGACCTGGCCGGAGAGCCGGTTCCCGGCGAGCGAGAGGTACATCAGCGTGCCGGGGAGCGGCGGGACGCCCCCGGAGAGCCGGTTGCTGCGGAGGTCGAGGTGGACCAGCGGGGCCCGCACGGACCTCGGGATCTCGCCGGAGAGCGCGTTGTGGGAGAGCACCAGCGTGCGGAGGTCCCGGAGCTGGAGCAGCGACAGCGGCACCCGGCCGGTGAACGCGTTCTTGCTGAGGTCTACGGTGCGTAGACCGGGCGCGAACGCGGGCGGGAGGTCGCCGGAAAGGAGGTTcccggcgagggcgaggaacCGGAGGGCCgggagcgcggcgacggcgggggagAGCGCGCCCGTGACTCGCCCGGGgacgagggagagggaggcgagaGCGGAGAGTTTagagacggcggcggaggggaagggACCGGACAGgcccggcgcgccggcgcgcgggtCGCCGAGCGCGAGGGCGACAACGCGGGTGGAGCCGTCGGGCGAGCAAGAGACGCCCGCGAAGCCGCAGGGGTCCGCGGTGAAGTCCCAGGAGGCGAAGAAGCGGGAGCCCGGGAGGTCGGAGAGCGCGCGGCGGACGGCCTGGAGGGCCAGGTAGTCCACCGGGTGCagcgtcgcctccgccgcggcggcggcgaggaggagcaggaggagcggcaggaggaggcgcggtcgccgcggcggcgggctcgcgcGCGGGTGGGACATGACCCCAATGAGGTGAGTTGGAGGCGGCGTGGGAGTCGAGCGGCAGGAGGGAGGTGGCTGCGCGGCGGGACTGGTTGGGTGAGGCGGTGAGCTTGCGGGAGCAGGACGACGGGGAGGCTTTGGGGATGGGCGGGTTCTTTGAAGCGCGAGTCGAGGCGGGTGGGCCCCACACGGGAAAGCTTTCCGACGCTGACGAGTGGGCCTAGGATAGGTTATGTCCCACATGGCAGCGTCAGGAGCCGTCGGACGAGCCGTGCTTCGGAAGCCGTGCGGGTGTGTGGAGGCTCGGAGGTGGAGCGGAGGAGGTCAATGCGGGTGCGATGGACCGCCATGTGGGCCCACACGGGGCTTGGGGAGGAAGCCCGGGCCGTG
This genomic window from Setaria viridis chromosome 8, Setaria_viridis_v4.0, whole genome shotgun sequence contains:
- the LOC117866821 gene encoding uncharacterized protein — its product is MSHPRASPPPRRPRLLLPLLLLLLAAAAAEATLHPVDYLALQAVRRALSDLPGSRFFASWDFTADPCGFAGVSCSPDGSTRVVALALGDPRAGAPGLSGPFPSAAVSKLSALASLSLVPGRVTGALSPAVAALPALRFLALAGNLLSGDLPPAFAPGLRTVDLSKNAFTGRVPLSLLQLRDLRTLVLSHNALSGEIPRSVRAPLVHLDLRSNRLSGGVPPLPGTLMYLSLAGNRLSGQVGAVLRRLPRLAFLDLGRNWFSGEVPGELFAFRIGYLQLRKNAFSGELRPTGRVAAGATVDLSHNALSGRVPPELATAGAVYLNGNRFAGEVPREVAAAAEAGRMRVLFLQDNFLTGIAVGGVPASAAVCAHWNCVAPPPAVVAACPAKGGRGRRRPQAQCGGRRG